A window from Hymenobacter volaticus encodes these proteins:
- a CDS encoding M42 family metallopeptidase, with amino-acid sequence MRQESFDFLQKYLNNPSPTGFEKEGQKIWLDYIKPYIDEYFVDTYGTVVGVINPEAKYKVVIEAHADEISYFVNFITESGFIYLRKNGGSDPLVAPSKRVNIHTAKGIVKAVFGWPAIHVRKVDQDKAPTIETVFLDCGASSKEEVEEMGIHVGSVVTFEDEFMVLNDKFYVGRALDNRVGGFMIAEVARMLKENGNQLPYGLYIVNAVQEEIGLRGAEMVAHRIQPDVAIITDVTHDTQSPMYEKKTAGDLFCGKGPVITYGPAVQNNLRDLILRAAQEAEIPFQRAAATRATGTDTDAFAYSGAGVASALISLPLKYMHTTVETVHKDDVENVTKLIYETLLRIEDNHDFRYFK; translated from the coding sequence ATGCGACAGGAAAGCTTTGACTTTTTACAGAAATATCTAAATAACCCCTCGCCTACTGGTTTCGAGAAAGAGGGACAAAAAATTTGGCTGGATTACATCAAACCGTACATCGACGAATATTTCGTTGACACCTACGGTACGGTAGTGGGCGTCATCAATCCAGAAGCTAAGTATAAGGTGGTGATTGAGGCGCACGCCGACGAAATCAGCTACTTCGTCAACTTCATTACCGAATCAGGCTTTATCTATCTGCGCAAAAACGGAGGATCCGATCCACTGGTAGCGCCCAGCAAGCGGGTAAACATCCATACCGCCAAAGGCATTGTGAAGGCGGTATTTGGTTGGCCTGCTATTCACGTTCGTAAGGTAGACCAGGATAAGGCACCAACAATCGAAACGGTGTTTCTGGACTGCGGCGCTTCAAGTAAGGAGGAAGTCGAGGAAATGGGCATTCATGTTGGCTCAGTCGTCACGTTCGAAGACGAGTTCATGGTGCTCAACGACAAATTCTATGTGGGCCGAGCACTCGACAACCGCGTGGGTGGCTTCATGATTGCGGAAGTAGCGCGCATGTTGAAAGAGAACGGCAACCAGTTGCCCTACGGCCTCTACATTGTGAATGCTGTGCAGGAAGAAATTGGTTTACGTGGCGCTGAAATGGTAGCGCACCGCATTCAACCCGATGTGGCTATCATCACAGACGTGACCCATGACACTCAGTCGCCGATGTATGAGAAGAAAACGGCAGGAGACTTGTTCTGCGGTAAAGGACCGGTGATAACCTATGGCCCTGCAGTTCAAAATAACCTGCGTGACTTGATTTTGCGCGCAGCACAGGAAGCTGAAATTCCATTTCAACGGGCTGCTGCCACTCGCGCTACCGGTACTGATACCGATGCATTTGCTTACTCAGGTGCAGGTGTTGCCTCCGCGCTGATTTCGCTGCCGCTTAAGTATATGCACACTACTGTTGAAACTGTGCATAAAGACGACGTAGAGAATGTTACCAAACTCATCTACGAAACACTCTTGCGCATCGAAGACAACCACGACTTCCGCTACTTCAAATAG
- a CDS encoding proline dehydrogenase family protein, with protein sequence MPLTQAPPVSFDDTAVAFASKSDAELRKMYALFASMNNNTLVKTGGGLMKTALKWNLPGTKFLIKHSIFRQFCGGETIKECVPVIAELGRYGIGTILDYSVEGEGSDKSFDQTRDEILATLDLAHRSTHIPFSVFKVTGLADSSLLEKIQAGKSLTPAEQASYDRAYTRMDAICHRAHQYGVRVFVDAEESWFQQTIDNMAYEMMRKYNRESAIVWNTYQLYRHDRLDAIKEAHDVAKREGYFLGGKLVRGAYMEKEARVATQRGYKNPINPTKQETDALYNESLRYCVEHVDRISICAGTHNEASSKLLTELMQEHELQPGDQRIWFAQLYGMSDNLSYNLAHAGYNTAKYVPYGPVDAVMPYLLRRADENTAIAGQSSREFLLIQKEIRRRQGR encoded by the coding sequence ATGCCTTTAACCCAAGCCCCGCCGGTCTCTTTTGATGACACTGCTGTCGCCTTCGCTTCGAAGTCGGACGCAGAGTTGCGCAAGATGTATGCGCTTTTCGCCTCCATGAACAACAACACCCTGGTGAAAACCGGTGGAGGCTTGATGAAAACTGCGTTGAAGTGGAATCTACCCGGCACGAAGTTTCTTATCAAGCATTCCATTTTCCGGCAGTTTTGTGGTGGTGAAACCATCAAAGAGTGTGTTCCGGTGATTGCCGAGTTGGGCCGCTACGGCATTGGCACCATCCTCGACTATTCTGTGGAAGGCGAAGGCAGTGACAAAAGCTTCGACCAGACTCGCGACGAAATTTTGGCTACCCTCGATTTAGCGCACCGCTCCACGCACATTCCGTTTTCGGTGTTCAAAGTAACGGGCTTGGCGGACAGCTCTTTGCTCGAAAAGATACAGGCTGGCAAGTCCCTCACACCTGCCGAGCAAGCCAGTTATGACCGGGCTTATACCCGGATGGATGCCATTTGTCATCGAGCGCATCAATATGGTGTGCGTGTGTTTGTTGATGCCGAAGAAAGCTGGTTTCAGCAGACCATCGACAACATGGCGTACGAGATGATGCGCAAGTACAACCGCGAATCGGCCATTGTTTGGAACACCTACCAACTCTACCGCCACGATCGGCTTGATGCTATCAAAGAAGCCCACGACGTAGCAAAACGCGAAGGCTACTTTTTGGGTGGCAAGTTGGTACGGGGGGCTTATATGGAGAAAGAGGCTCGGGTAGCTACGCAGCGCGGCTACAAGAATCCAATTAATCCGACCAAACAGGAAACGGATGCACTCTATAATGAGTCGTTGCGGTATTGTGTGGAGCACGTCGACCGGATTAGTATCTGTGCTGGCACGCACAACGAAGCTAGCTCCAAACTGCTGACCGAGCTCATGCAAGAACATGAGCTACAACCCGGCGACCAACGCATTTGGTTTGCTCAGCTTTATGGTATGAGCGACAACCTAAGTTACAACCTGGCGCATGCGGGCTATAACACAGCTAAATATGTGCCCTACGGTCCCGTAGACGCGGTTATGCCCTATCTATTGCGCCGGGCCGATGAGAACACTGCTATTGCTGGCCAAAGCAGCCGCGAATTTCTTCTCATCCAAAAAGAAATAAGACGACGCCAAGGGCGTTAG
- a CDS encoding 3-phosphoshikimate 1-carboxyvinyltransferase: protein MPASKSESNRALILRALAGGGQLDNLSDANDTQLMQRLLADPAAEVLDAEDAGTVMRFLTAYLAVTDRHALLTGTARMRERPIGVLVEALRQLGADIAYEEAEGYPPLRLRGWNQAEGQQTKADESEPIELKVRGDISSQYISALLMVGPMLPNGLRLWLTGKVGSRPYIRMTMALMQHFGGQCRDLGTALEARAGRYQPADYTIESDWSAASYWYAMVALAPAGSHLTLPGLRRYSWQGDQAIVDIMAQLGVATEFLADGVRLMQTTPSAGFTQDFTDCPDLAQTVAVVAAALNVPVLMTGLESLRIKETDRIFALQTELANFGAFLTEETEGYFRVSTEQFRVDGQTVATYHDHRMAMAFAPLALRGPLTIETPQVVRKSYPQFWSELEKAAFVTDFR, encoded by the coding sequence TTGCCGGCGTCAAAAAGCGAAAGTAACCGTGCCCTTATCCTGCGAGCATTAGCTGGCGGTGGCCAACTTGATAATCTATCGGATGCCAACGACACGCAGCTAATGCAGCGCCTGTTGGCTGATCCGGCAGCCGAGGTGCTCGATGCCGAAGACGCCGGAACGGTGATGCGCTTCTTGACTGCTTATCTGGCCGTAACCGACCGTCATGCACTGCTTACGGGCACTGCTCGCATGCGTGAGCGGCCTATAGGAGTTCTAGTTGAGGCCTTGCGTCAGCTCGGCGCCGATATTGCGTACGAAGAGGCGGAAGGCTATCCGCCTTTGCGCTTACGCGGCTGGAACCAAGCGGAAGGCCAGCAAACCAAAGCAGACGAGTCTGAGCCCATTGAGTTGAAAGTGCGCGGCGACATCAGCAGCCAATACATATCGGCATTGCTAATGGTAGGGCCAATGCTACCGAACGGCTTACGACTTTGGCTCACAGGAAAAGTAGGTTCGCGCCCCTACATCCGCATGACGATGGCGCTCATGCAGCATTTTGGGGGCCAATGCCGGGACTTAGGTACGGCGTTAGAAGCTCGCGCTGGCCGCTACCAACCCGCCGATTATACCATTGAGTCGGACTGGTCGGCGGCTAGTTATTGGTATGCAATGGTAGCATTGGCTCCAGCTGGCTCGCACCTGACGCTCCCGGGTTTGCGCCGGTATTCCTGGCAGGGCGACCAAGCCATAGTCGATATTATGGCGCAGCTAGGCGTTGCTACAGAGTTTCTGGCGGATGGTGTACGTCTGATGCAAACTACGCCTTCCGCCGGTTTCACTCAGGACTTTACCGACTGCCCCGACTTGGCACAAACGGTAGCCGTAGTAGCCGCAGCCCTCAATGTGCCCGTCCTTATGACGGGCTTGGAGAGTCTACGGATCAAGGAAACCGACCGGATTTTTGCCTTGCAAACTGAACTCGCCAATTTCGGAGCATTCCTGACAGAAGAAACCGAAGGCTATTTCCGTGTGTCAACCGAGCAATTCCGGGTGGATGGACAAACCGTGGCAACATATCATGACCACCGCATGGCCATGGCTTTTGCGCCGTTAGCCTTGCGTGGTCCGCTTACCATCGAAACACCGCAAGTGGTGCGCAAATCATATCCGCAATTCTGGTCGGAGTTGGAAAAAGCTGCATTCGTTACTGATTTCCGCTGA
- a CDS encoding chorismate mutase has protein sequence MQSSSTPETFFTRRLTAKGSPLLIAGPCSAETEEQVLATAQGLKALGKIDLFRAGIWKPRTKPGGFEGMGSVALPWLQRVKAETGIPTTVEVANPRHVEEALAHGIDVLWIGARTTVNPFAIQELADALAGTGVPVMVKNPVNPDVALWAGALERLERAGITDLAAIHRGFSTFAPSRYRNAPTWILPIELKSRFPQLPLICDPSHIGGRRDLLLPIAQKALDLDYDGLMIETHPDPDHALSDAAQQVTPERLGEILNELRFRYRSSNNAEYLNKAEELRHKMDDADREIMEGLARRMALVGELAEYKKENDVKILQMDRWNEIFESRQAWARKLGVNEKFIAELYKLIHVESIRRQTEIMQRPE, from the coding sequence ATGCAGAGTTCTTCAACTCCCGAAACCTTCTTCACTCGCCGCCTCACGGCTAAGGGCAGCCCCTTGCTCATTGCTGGTCCTTGCTCAGCCGAAACCGAAGAGCAGGTGTTGGCTACGGCCCAAGGCCTAAAGGCTCTTGGCAAGATAGATTTGTTTCGGGCAGGCATCTGGAAGCCGCGCACGAAGCCAGGCGGATTTGAGGGGATGGGCTCTGTAGCGCTGCCGTGGTTGCAGCGGGTGAAAGCCGAGACGGGAATACCTACTACCGTGGAAGTGGCCAATCCGCGCCATGTAGAAGAAGCCTTGGCACACGGCATTGATGTGTTATGGATTGGTGCCCGTACCACTGTAAATCCCTTTGCCATCCAAGAACTGGCCGATGCGCTAGCCGGAACCGGAGTACCGGTGATGGTGAAAAATCCGGTCAATCCTGATGTGGCGCTGTGGGCCGGGGCACTAGAACGCCTAGAGCGAGCCGGCATCACCGATCTGGCCGCTATACACCGGGGGTTCAGCACCTTTGCGCCTTCTCGCTACCGCAATGCACCCACCTGGATTCTGCCTATTGAACTGAAAAGCCGTTTTCCACAGCTGCCCCTCATCTGCGACCCTAGTCACATCGGTGGCCGCCGCGACTTGCTGTTGCCTATCGCTCAGAAGGCCCTCGACCTCGACTACGACGGCCTGATGATTGAAACGCACCCCGACCCCGATCATGCCCTCAGCGACGCTGCCCAACAAGTGACGCCAGAGCGTTTAGGTGAAATTCTGAATGAGTTGCGCTTCCGCTACCGTTCTTCCAATAACGCCGAATACTTAAACAAAGCCGAGGAACTGCGGCATAAAATGGACGACGCCGACCGAGAAATTATGGAAGGTTTGGCTCGGCGCATGGCGCTAGTTGGCGAACTAGCCGAATACAAAAAAGAGAACGACGTCAAGATCCTACAAATGGACCGTTGGAACGAAATTTTTGAGTCCCGGCAGGCGTGGGCCCGCAAATTGGGCGTCAACGAGAAGTTTATAGCCGAGCTCTACAAACTAATCCACGTGGAAAGCATTCGGCGGCAAACTGAAATCATGCAGCGACCCGAATAG
- a CDS encoding 3-dehydroquinate synthase, whose amino-acid sequence MVTDLGGFCAALYKRGIRFVQVPTTLLAQVDASVGGKTGIDFQGFKNHLGVFQEPAGVFIDPKFLATLDPRQLKSGYAEVVKHALIADAAAFREQRINSVFIDDWTDAIQHSVALKQEIVAQDPLENGPRKLLNFGHTVGHALESFLLSQPGREILHGEAVAAGMICEAWLSVQHGLLNENDLDQIETFLFSVFEKVQFVSLETEAIADYARQDKKNTGSTINCTLLESIGRGVYNQPVTVAEIAASLRYYHRL is encoded by the coding sequence GTGGTGACGGACTTAGGCGGTTTTTGCGCTGCTTTATACAAACGAGGTATCCGGTTTGTGCAAGTGCCTACTACGCTACTTGCGCAGGTTGATGCCAGCGTGGGTGGCAAGACGGGTATTGATTTTCAAGGGTTTAAAAACCATCTAGGCGTTTTTCAAGAGCCAGCAGGCGTCTTTATTGACCCCAAGTTTCTCGCAACCCTAGACCCGCGCCAGTTGAAATCCGGTTATGCCGAGGTGGTCAAACACGCGCTAATTGCTGATGCAGCCGCGTTTCGAGAACAGCGTATCAATAGCGTCTTTATTGACGACTGGACGGACGCGATTCAGCATTCAGTGGCTCTAAAGCAGGAAATTGTAGCGCAAGACCCTCTAGAAAATGGTCCGCGCAAACTGCTCAACTTTGGGCATACAGTTGGCCATGCGTTGGAAAGTTTCCTGTTGTCGCAGCCGGGGCGTGAGATTTTGCATGGTGAGGCAGTGGCTGCAGGAATGATTTGTGAGGCGTGGCTGAGTGTTCAGCACGGTTTGCTAAATGAGAATGATCTGGACCAAATTGAGACGTTCTTATTCTCAGTTTTCGAAAAGGTGCAGTTCGTCTCTTTGGAGACAGAAGCCATTGCTGATTACGCCCGCCAGGACAAGAAAAATACTGGCTCGACCATCAACTGTACTCTGTTGGAAAGCATAGGCCGTGGCGTTTACAACCAGCCAGTTACAGTAGCAGAAATTGCAGCTTCGTTGCGGTACTACCATCGGTTGTAG
- a CDS encoding ABC transporter substrate-binding protein, protein MVPLTVTDQINRRVAVPFPPKRIISLVPSQTELLFDLGLGERVVGVTKFCIHPAEARKTAAVVGGTKNFDFEKIETLKPDLIIGNKEENYREGIEQLAAQYPVWMSDISNLDEALDMIRRVGLITGRKEKADALAADIATSFTSLETSATSTSAAYFIWRKPYMVAAPSTFIDDLLRRAGFQNSFAHLSRYPEVTAEQLRQMAPQQILLSSEPYPFGEKHIAEFQVLCPSAQIRIVDGEMFSWYGSRLRHSAAYLRSLISAG, encoded by the coding sequence ATGGTTCCACTCACAGTCACCGACCAAATAAATCGGCGAGTGGCAGTGCCATTTCCACCCAAGCGAATAATATCACTAGTGCCTTCCCAAACAGAGCTTCTGTTCGACCTGGGATTGGGCGAGCGAGTTGTGGGCGTGACGAAGTTCTGTATCCACCCAGCTGAGGCCCGGAAAACCGCGGCCGTAGTTGGAGGCACAAAGAACTTCGACTTCGAGAAAATAGAGACCCTTAAGCCGGACCTGATTATAGGCAATAAGGAGGAAAATTACCGGGAGGGAATAGAGCAACTAGCAGCACAGTACCCGGTGTGGATGAGTGATATTTCCAATTTAGACGAAGCCCTTGATATGATCCGGCGAGTAGGGTTGATTACCGGGCGCAAGGAAAAAGCTGATGCTTTGGCAGCTGACATTGCCACCTCTTTTACTAGCCTGGAAACATCGGCTACGTCCACCTCAGCCGCTTATTTCATCTGGCGTAAGCCGTACATGGTGGCTGCGCCAAGCACATTCATTGATGACTTGCTACGCCGTGCCGGGTTTCAAAATTCCTTTGCTCACCTCTCCCGCTACCCTGAAGTAACAGCCGAGCAATTAAGACAAATGGCGCCACAGCAAATTTTGCTTTCATCGGAGCCTTACCCGTTCGGTGAAAAGCATATAGCCGAGTTTCAAGTCTTATGCCCTTCCGCACAAATCAGAATCGTGGATGGTGAGATGTTCAGCTGGTACGGGAGCCGGCTGCGTCACTCAGCAGCCTACTTGCGTTCATTGATTTCCGCTGGTTGA
- a CDS encoding DUF3784 domain-containing protein — protein MNYDAFIGFGIFVGISLLFSLLGYLIKCCGRVHLLAGYDEKMVRNKEGLAKWVGESLFSLSFVWLLTSFSFLFILDFIHYPMLFLALFTIFLSIRLCRGATTFYS, from the coding sequence ATGAACTATGATGCTTTTATCGGCTTTGGCATTTTTGTCGGTATCAGCTTGTTGTTCAGCTTGCTCGGCTATTTAATTAAATGCTGTGGCCGTGTTCATCTACTAGCTGGCTACGACGAAAAAATGGTGCGAAACAAGGAAGGGTTAGCTAAATGGGTAGGGGAAAGCTTGTTTTCGCTGTCCTTCGTGTGGCTACTAACAAGCTTTTCCTTCTTGTTCATCTTAGACTTCATACACTATCCAATGTTGTTTTTGGCGCTCTTTACCATCTTCTTGTCGATTAGGCTATGCAGAGGAGCGACAACTTTTTACTCTTGA
- a CDS encoding carboxy terminal-processing peptidase, translating into MSFPRIKIGLYAAVVLAVFVLASYKLYRRSDARTPQKDAVLVQAMLQGLTTMHYQPEKLDDTFSKRVFDLYLKRVDSNKKFLLASDVAQLRTKFQNDIDEEVKRGTHEFMDQTNVLLDQRVKDVQALYRDILTKPFDFTTEETFETEPDKASFAADKSAQREEWRKFLKYQTLVRVSEMMDAQAKKKDKPLASTSVTPSPATTSEPTRTPAEMEIEARKRVLKYFDDQFNDLLQNDANDRLAMYANVIANTYDPHTEYFAPRDKESFDQAMTGRFEGIGASLQEKDGQIKVSDIIPGSASYRQGELKAGDIISRVAQGDAEPVSVEGMRLDKAVTMIKGKKGSEVRLTVKKPDNSTKIISIIRDVVVIKETFAQSATINDAGKKIGYIKLPTFYADFNDNGGRSSAEDVKKELEKLKQENVSGVVLDLRFNGGGSLQDAVEMAGLFIDSGPVVQVKGPQGAPSVLNDRDPRVQYSGPLVVLVNKYSASASEILAAAIQDYKRGVIMGAASTYGKGTVQRIFDLDDALPAEFNSIKPFGSLKLTTQKFYRINGGSTQFKGVVPDIILPDAYSYLDQGEKESDYPLKWDEITPARYRAWAQAPATEKLRTASQARVAASPSFRLVNELAQRMRKRKDDTKVSLKLTAYRAEQQTNKAESDKYEAAQKAAAPIAIAPLSADLRALGSDTVEVNRASRFTKNLNKDITLREAVSVVKDQM; encoded by the coding sequence ATGTCTTTTCCCCGAATCAAGATAGGCTTGTATGCCGCGGTGGTGCTGGCAGTTTTCGTGCTGGCTTCCTACAAGCTCTACCGTCGTAGTGATGCGCGGACGCCCCAGAAGGACGCCGTGCTGGTGCAGGCTATGCTGCAAGGCCTCACTACGATGCACTACCAGCCTGAAAAGCTTGATGACACCTTCTCTAAGCGTGTCTTTGATCTGTATCTAAAGCGTGTAGACTCCAACAAGAAATTCTTACTGGCCTCCGACGTGGCCCAGCTTCGCACCAAATTCCAGAACGATATTGACGAGGAAGTGAAGCGTGGTACCCACGAATTCATGGACCAAACCAATGTCCTTCTCGATCAGCGCGTGAAAGACGTGCAGGCGTTGTATCGTGACATCCTAACCAAGCCTTTCGACTTCACTACCGAAGAAACTTTCGAGACGGAGCCTGATAAAGCCAGCTTCGCTGCCGACAAGTCTGCCCAGCGAGAGGAGTGGCGCAAGTTCTTGAAGTACCAGACGTTGGTGCGCGTTTCAGAAATGATGGACGCCCAAGCAAAGAAGAAAGACAAGCCACTAGCTTCGACTTCAGTTACTCCTTCTCCTGCTACCACCTCCGAGCCAACTCGTACGCCTGCAGAAATGGAAATTGAAGCGCGCAAGCGGGTGCTGAAGTACTTCGACGATCAGTTCAACGATTTGCTTCAAAACGATGCAAACGACCGTTTGGCAATGTATGCCAACGTTATTGCCAATACCTACGACCCGCACACCGAGTACTTCGCTCCACGCGACAAAGAATCGTTCGACCAGGCCATGACCGGTCGTTTCGAGGGCATTGGTGCTTCCCTACAAGAAAAGGACGGCCAGATCAAGGTGTCTGATATTATCCCGGGTAGTGCTTCTTACCGTCAAGGCGAGTTGAAAGCCGGTGATATTATCTCCCGGGTTGCTCAGGGTGATGCCGAGCCAGTATCGGTAGAAGGTATGCGCCTCGATAAGGCGGTAACCATGATCAAAGGCAAAAAGGGCAGCGAAGTTCGCTTAACGGTGAAGAAGCCCGACAACAGCACCAAGATCATCTCTATCATTCGCGACGTCGTAGTGATCAAAGAAACCTTTGCTCAGTCGGCTACCATCAATGATGCCGGTAAGAAAATTGGTTACATCAAGCTTCCTACCTTTTATGCTGATTTCAACGATAACGGTGGCCGTAGCTCTGCCGAAGACGTGAAGAAAGAACTAGAGAAACTCAAGCAAGAGAACGTGTCGGGTGTGGTGCTTGATCTACGTTTCAATGGCGGTGGTTCTTTGCAAGACGCTGTAGAAATGGCAGGCCTGTTTATCGACAGCGGCCCAGTGGTGCAAGTGAAGGGCCCTCAGGGTGCACCTAGCGTACTCAACGACCGTGACCCTCGCGTCCAGTACAGCGGTCCGCTGGTGGTACTGGTAAATAAGTACAGCGCCTCAGCTTCCGAGATTCTGGCGGCGGCTATTCAGGATTATAAGCGTGGTGTGATTATGGGTGCGGCTAGCACGTATGGTAAAGGCACCGTGCAGCGCATCTTCGACCTCGATGATGCTCTTCCTGCCGAATTCAACAGCATCAAGCCTTTCGGCTCGTTGAAGCTAACGACGCAGAAATTCTACCGCATCAACGGTGGCTCCACTCAGTTCAAAGGTGTTGTACCTGATATCATCCTGCCAGACGCCTACAGCTATCTTGATCAGGGTGAGAAGGAGTCGGATTATCCGCTGAAGTGGGATGAGATTACTCCAGCCCGCTACCGTGCATGGGCGCAAGCGCCGGCTACCGAAAAGTTGCGTACTGCTAGCCAAGCTCGTGTAGCAGCTAGCCCAAGCTTCCGCCTCGTAAACGAGTTGGCTCAGCGCATGCGTAAGCGTAAGGACGATACCAAAGTATCGTTGAAGCTGACGGCTTACCGTGCTGAGCAGCAAACCAACAAAGCGGAGTCTGATAAGTATGAGGCTGCACAGAAAGCGGCTGCTCCTATCGCTATTGCTCCTTTATCTGCTGATTTGCGCGCTCTAGGTTCCGACACTGTAGAAGTCAACCGTGCTTCGCGCTTCACTAAAAATCTCAACAAAGACATTACGCTTCGTGAAGCTGTGTCCGTAGTGAAAGATCAGATGTAA
- the lysS gene encoding lysine--tRNA ligase — protein MHHLSEQEIIRRNKLDELHKLGIEPYPSELFDVNFYAQEILDNYHPELNNFQEVSLAGRIMSVRVMGKASFAELMDASGRIQLYVNRDEICPGEDKTLYNNVFKKLVDLGDFVGVKGRVFTTMVGEISIHVTEFKFLSKSLRPLPVVREAVDEATGEKKTYDAFTDPEQRYRQRYVDLVVNPQVRDAFVKRTQLVQAMRNYLNDKGYLEVETPILQPLYGGAAARPFKTHHNTLDMTLYLRIANELYLKRLIVGGFDGVYEFSKDFRNEGMSRFHNPEFTQMELYVAYKDYYWMMDLVEEMVERVALTLHGQTEVQVGENLINFQRPWKRFTMAEAIEHFTGLNIDGKSEDELRAAAKDLNVGLDPSMGKAKIIDEIFGEHVEPKLIQPTFITDYPVEMSPLAKKHRSKPGLVERFEAICNGKEICNAFSELNDPIDQRARFEEQLELGKRGDTEAMVLDEDFLRALEYGMPPTAGLGIGIDRLSMIMTNSNSIQDVLFFPQMKPENTKSENAPKPE, from the coding sequence ATGCACCATCTTAGCGAACAGGAAATAATTCGCCGCAACAAGCTCGACGAGCTTCACAAGCTAGGTATTGAGCCCTATCCATCTGAGTTGTTCGACGTGAATTTCTACGCTCAGGAAATTCTTGACAACTACCACCCGGAGCTCAACAACTTTCAGGAAGTAAGCTTAGCGGGCCGGATCATGTCGGTGCGAGTGATGGGGAAGGCATCGTTTGCAGAACTGATGGATGCTTCGGGTCGGATCCAGCTCTATGTAAACCGCGACGAAATTTGTCCCGGCGAAGACAAGACGCTTTACAACAACGTCTTCAAAAAACTGGTAGACCTTGGCGATTTCGTGGGCGTGAAAGGTCGCGTGTTCACCACGATGGTCGGCGAAATATCTATCCACGTTACGGAGTTCAAATTTCTAAGCAAGAGCCTACGCCCGCTGCCGGTTGTGCGCGAAGCTGTAGACGAAGCCACTGGCGAAAAGAAGACGTATGACGCTTTCACTGACCCCGAGCAGCGTTACCGCCAGCGCTATGTGGACCTAGTGGTAAACCCGCAGGTGCGTGATGCCTTCGTTAAGCGGACGCAACTGGTGCAAGCCATGCGCAACTATCTCAACGACAAAGGCTACTTGGAGGTGGAAACTCCAATTCTGCAGCCTCTCTACGGTGGTGCGGCGGCACGGCCCTTCAAAACGCACCACAATACGCTGGACATGACGCTGTACTTGCGCATTGCCAACGAACTGTACTTGAAGCGTCTGATTGTGGGTGGCTTCGATGGGGTGTATGAGTTCAGCAAGGACTTCCGCAACGAGGGCATGTCGCGCTTCCACAACCCAGAGTTCACGCAGATGGAGCTGTACGTAGCCTACAAAGACTACTACTGGATGATGGACTTGGTAGAGGAAATGGTGGAACGGGTAGCACTAACTCTGCATGGCCAAACCGAAGTGCAGGTTGGCGAAAACCTCATCAACTTCCAGCGCCCCTGGAAGCGCTTCACGATGGCGGAAGCCATTGAGCACTTTACGGGCCTCAACATTGATGGCAAGTCGGAAGATGAGTTGCGCGCGGCAGCCAAAGACCTAAACGTTGGTCTTGACCCAAGCATGGGCAAAGCCAAGATCATCGATGAAATCTTTGGGGAGCATGTAGAGCCCAAGCTGATTCAGCCGACATTCATTACTGATTACCCGGTGGAAATGTCGCCGCTAGCAAAGAAGCACCGTAGTAAGCCAGGCTTAGTAGAGCGGTTCGAGGCTATTTGCAATGGCAAAGAAATCTGCAACGCCTTCTCGGAACTCAACGACCCCATCGATCAGCGTGCCCGGTTCGAGGAGCAACTAGAGCTTGGCAAGCGTGGTGATACCGAGGCTATGGTGCTCGACGAGGATTTCTTGCGGGCTTTGGAGTACGGCATGCCGCCCACAGCAGGCCTAGGCATTGGCATCGACCGCCTAAGCATGATCATGACTAATTCGAATTCGATTCAGGACGTGTTATTCTTCCCGCAGATGAAGCCGGAAAACACCAAGTCGGAAAACGCACCGAAACCAGAGTAG